In Salarias fasciatus chromosome 4, fSalaFa1.1, whole genome shotgun sequence, the DNA window CAAGTGCAATCATGAACAGTGTCAATTCTAATGATTAGGTTGCAGTATCATTATGAAAGTAAAAGTTACCCATATGTGTTTCACAACCTGCATTCCTGCACTTACAAAGCagaattttctttcattcaagTGAAAATCTTATCACACATTGACCACAAATTTATGGGCGATAAAATATTTGAACACGTTGACTTTTTTTGACATTCTCCATTCCCATATCCACTGCACTACACCACAACACTATCTGAGTTTGAAAAAGAGACACATTTATAATAACTTAAGAGTTACATAATAACAACAATTGGACCAgcatgatgaaagaaaaaaggtttaTTGATGGAAGATCAAACAAGCCTAACGTTACTCCAGTAGTAAGTTGGCATACATTCTAATATCCTGGtaaaaactgaacatttaaGATTCCTGGTTTTTACGTGATAAAAGTGGATCTTCAGCCTGAGTTATTCTGATTGGAAAAGTGCACATAAACATCTGATTCTGGTATTTTTGTTATAACTAATATAGCTGTGAATAAGATGCAAATGATCAAAATGCTGTAATACCATTGTGATAATGAAGTTTTTTCAGTGTTATGCTAAATTTATATCGTAATGGATGAGGTGTTCGCTGTAGACCTTAACCTGGACTCCTTCAAGGTTAGCTGTGTTCTATTTCATGTCATCTGGTAGCACACAATCAATAACTCCAAGTCCACTGATGAATACCGTGATGTATCGTATATAGGAATGGGCCTGCATGGAActgttattttctgaaaagaaaaatgtgccTCATGTGGAACTCTAAACACAAAGAAGCTTCCAAACATGTATTTCTTGCTTCTCTCAGATGAAGTTTGTATAAATATAACACTTCACTTTTATTTCATATATGATTTCAGCTCATGTCTTCTCTGTTACCCGACCTCCATCGGTGACGGAGATTTCCCAGGATGCTCTCTGCTTTTTACTCTGTGTTGACAATGCTACAGCCTGAGAAAAAACCTTATAAAATGTTCATAAAATCTGGATTAGTGGTGAGATGTTTTTCAAGGAAAGACTGTTTAGGAAAACTTCAACACAAGggatgtaaaaagaaaagaaaaaaaactgttattaCTTTTCATAACAATTTCACACATAATGTTAACCTAAGACCTTTAGAATACTTCATTCAGGAGTAACgatacagaaaacaaacatacactTTGGTAATTTATTGAACTCAGAAAATATCACAAACATGGCAAAGGAAGGAAtgtcacactcatgtttgtgttcAACATGTAGTGTAACGGCAAAATAATCCATTTAATAATACTCTCAAACATCTTAAATAATTAATGTCACTGATATGTCTCCTTTCAGGAGAAAGTGCTCTTCATGTGATCAGAAATGACGGTTATAGTGCAGCAGAACAGCCTGAAAACCAAAATCAATGTTCAGTTAACACTGACGACACATCTCTATGAAACTTATTATTTGAatataattaaacaaaaagttCAGTAATACTGAGTCAGACATAACACTGTTCGAAAAACTTTAAATGATTTTGTGCTGTGTGGGAAGACGCAGGTGTTGATCATATGTTAATGATGTATTGATTGATTAGAATCACATGATCACTGAGCGAAGTGAGCATCTGAAATCAGAGAAGAAAACTGTGCCACATACAGCAGATTGTGTTCGTTGAGTATTAGAGGATCAGCTTTCCGTGTTAAGGTGTATTGTTTTCTGTTATAAAGTGTTTTGAGTCTAGATttgagaaaataataataatcggCTTTCCTGATATCTGAGCGCCTCattaattcagaaaaacagtaaatatttgtCTTCATTTGTGAGTGCAGTACACGTCTGTACACATTCTGGACAGTAGATGAATACTGATGGGAGCAAACGCCTCACATACATGAGGAATCATGGATAAAATGCAAAGAGTCTTTCACACAGAACTGAATGATAGATGTGGTTTCAaagtttctgtctttaaaaagGCGTCATGAGAAAGTCCTCATACAGCAGAGCTTGAGACAAAGCGGATCCTCTGGGAGTAAATAAGATCAACAAAGTACAAAATCAGGTTGACGCTGGTGAACACGGCCACCACCAGCTTGCTGTCCCAAGGGCATGCTCCACGCGGGCAGGCCTCCGGGCGGGTGGTGTTGCCGTACTTCTTGTCGAAGCTGAAGATGGGCCAGATCAGCGTGGTGCTGAGGTAGAGGACCACCGCGAAGAAGGTGTAGATCACCACGAAGCGGTCGAAGGGGAGCCGCAGGGCGGCGGTCCGGCCGGACACCGTCAGCACGATGACGATGACGGTGACGGAGAAGCACAGGCTGAACACCACCACGCAGTACTGGGTGGCGATGTACACGCTGTACTCGCTGTCGTTGGCCAACGCGCCGAAGATGATGCAGGCCACGAAGGCCTGCACCACCTTGAGCAGGCCCGACACGGTGGCCATGTAGCCCACCACGGCGCCCGGCTTGGCCCTGGTCAGGAAGACCTCGGCCCCGTAGGGGAAGCAGCAGACGCTGGAGCAGACGGTGACGGCGATCCGGTAGAACTGGACCTCGCAGCTCTCGTCCGGACACTCGGTCTGGAGGAAGTAGACGGGGTACACCACCGAGGCGGTGATGTACATGAGCGTGGCCAGCATGGCGAAGGCCACGGTGAAGTTGTCCCAGGAGATGGGCATGCAGGTGTGCAGCCGGGTGATGTCCAGGGTGAACACCAGCAGCGTGACGGCGAAGCAGAAGCACCACACGAACATGCAGAAGGTGCCGTAGTTGGCGCTGTAGCCCGCGCTGTGGGACACCAGGGCCATGATGGTGcagcccagcagcagctggcacaTCCGGGCGATGCCCAGCGGAGACAGCACGGCCTCTTTGTTGAGGTAGTGTCCTCCATGAGAATCCATGGCGAGCCTCGTCCCCCAGGAGAAGCCCTTCTTCTCTTAGCGTCCGTCTCTTTGAGCCGGTGTCCTTGTTGATATGGAATATTTTGACTTCACAATGTTTTGACTTCGCGTTCCTGACACGCTGAGGCCCGCAATTTTCTTTCACACAGGCCTCACCCTTTTCTTTGGTCCTTTTTATAGATGACCCTTAATTACAAATgtctgtagcttttttttttctgcgagCTTCCTGTGTAATTAGAGCACTGGGTCTAAGATCTGCGAACATTTATATCCAGTCATGTAAAAGCTTTTACAGCATCTGTTTTAATCTTATAAAACAGCATCAACTTCAACAATATATCTAAAATGCTTGACTTATGTGGCTTACTTAGGTAGATAATACTGGTATGGATCCAACGGTCTGTAGAACAACAGTATGATCTCGGTATGTCCTTTAAAATCCAGGTTCTCCTTCACTCAAGTTGTCCAGAGTGTCAGTCTTTTGTTTGTCCGTCTCCAATCAGCTCTCCTCCAAATGTCCGATATAGAGATCCGTCTTCAACAGGTGGACGACTGTGTTGTCCTGTCAGTCAAGTTCTTCTCCTCATCGACTGCGTTCTTGTAACTTCTTCACTGCGGATCCTCAGCGGCGTTCAGTCTCTCCGGCTCTGCCTCCTGCTCTTTGTCTTGTGCGTGTGTCTCTCAAACTCGGACTCCCACTCTTCCCTGCAGACGTTAACACACTtgtctctcctctgtgtttgtgtgtgtgtgtgtgtgtgtgtgtgtgtgtgtgcagggtagTGGTGGCTGCCTAAATGAAAGTT includes these proteins:
- the myadml2 gene encoding myeloid-associated differentiation marker-like protein 2 yields the protein MDSHGGHYLNKEAVLSPLGIARMCQLLLGCTIMALVSHSAGYSANYGTFCMFVWCFCFAVTLLVFTLDITRLHTCMPISWDNFTVAFAMLATLMYITASVVYPVYFLQTECPDESCEVQFYRIAVTVCSSVCCFPYGAEVFLTRAKPGAVVGYMATVSGLLKVVQAFVACIIFGALANDSEYSVYIATQYCVVVFSLCFSVTVIVIVLTVSGRTAALRLPFDRFVVIYTFFAVVLYLSTTLIWPIFSFDKKYGNTTRPEACPRGACPWDSKLVVAVFTSVNLILYFVDLIYSQRIRFVSSSAV